From Glycine max cultivar Williams 82 chromosome 11, Glycine_max_v4.0, whole genome shotgun sequence, the proteins below share one genomic window:
- the LOC100801695 gene encoding stemmadenine O-acetyltransferase, with product MKVEVEVISKELVKPSSPTPNHLRHYNLSLLDHLTPQLNNSMVYFFAANNVSNQFLNTCTENASNHLKKSLSEALTHYYPLAGRLVDKAFIECNDEGALYLEAKVRCKLNDVVESPIPNEVTNLLPFGMDDIVDTPLGVQLNVFECGGIAIGACMSHKIADAMSFFVFIQTWAAIARDYNEIKTHFVSASLFPPRDIPWYDPNKTITKPNTVSRIFVFDASVIDGLKAKYAEKMALQKPPSRVEALSTFIWTRFMASTQVAASESSKFYVVAHTVNLRSRMDPPLPAHAFGNYYRAVKAFPSLDDKGECYELVEKLREEIRKIDNEYILKLQEGSEYLSSLREDLRRFENIKGEIVPFTFTALCRFPVYDADFGWGKPIWACPPAWKVKNVVVFTDTKFGGGIEAHISMMEEDMARFQNDKELLLHSSTKYLN from the coding sequence atgaaggttgaagTTGAAGTAATCTCCAAAGAACTCGTGAAACCCTCCTCTCCCACCCCCAACCATCTTCGTCATTACAATCTCTCCTTGCTCGACCACCTCACTCCCCAACTCAACAACTCCATGGTCTACTTCTTCGCTGCCAATAATGTTTCAAACCAATTCTTAAACACCTGCACCGAAAATGCTTCCAACCACCTCAAGAAATCTCTCTCAGAAGCCTTGACACATTACTACCCTCTTGCGGGAAGACTCGTGGACAAGGCTTTCATAGAGTGCAACGACGAGGGTGCCCTCTACTTGGAAGCCAAAGTGAGGTGCAAGCTCAACGATGTTGTGGAGAGTCCTATCCCCAACGAGGTTACAAATTTGTTACCCTTTGGAATGGATGATATCGTTGACACACCCCTTGGCGTTCAACTTAACGTTTTTGAATGCGGTGGAATAGCCATTGGTGCATGCATGTCCCACAAGATTGCTGATGCTATGTCCTTTTTTGTGTTCATTCAAACTTGGGCTGCTATTGCACGTGATTACAATGAAATCAAGACACATTTCGTTTCTGCCTCCTTATTTCCCCCGAGGGATATACCTTGGTATGATCCCAACAAAACCATCACAAAACCTAACACTGTGTCCAGGATATTTGTGTTTGATGCTTCTGTTATAGATGGTCTTAAAGCAAAATATGCAGAAAAAATGGCTCTGCAGAAACCCCCTTCACGAGTTGAGGCTCTATCAACTTTCATATGGACCCGCTTTATGGCTTCCACTCAGGTTGCAGCATCTGAGAGCTCTAAATTCTACGTGGTGGCTCACACTGTGAACCTGCGTTCGAGAATGGACCCTCCACTACCAGCACATGCTTTCGGGAACTACTATCGGGCTGTTAAAGCGTTTCCATCACTTGATGATAAAGGGGAATGCTATGAGCTGGTGGAGAAGCTGAGAGAAGAAATAAGGAAAATTGACAATGAATATATTCTCAAACTTCAGGAGGGCTCTGAGTACTTGAGCTCTCTTAGAGAAGATTTGCGCAGATTCGAGAATATTAAGGGGGAAATTGTGCCGTTTACCTTCACTGCTTTGTGCAGGTTTCCAGTGTATGATGCTGATTTTGGCTGGGGAAAGCCAATTTGGGCATGCCCACCTGCATGGAAAGTAAAAAATGTGGTCGTTTTTACAGATACCAAGTTTGGTGGTGGCATTGAAGCACATATCAGCATGATGGAGGAGGATATGGCTAGATTTCAAAATGACAAGGAGCTCCTTCTACATAGTTCTACTAAATATCTAAATTGA